The Leucobacter viscericola genome includes a window with the following:
- a CDS encoding helix-turn-helix domain-containing protein: protein MEINTKRNQVAGEVRAEIARQGKRQSDICRATGFSSSRLSNKLRGEAPMTVDELFIIAEALGVSVRSFIPSANEEQRRAAA, encoded by the coding sequence ATGGAGATCAATACGAAGCGAAATCAGGTCGCTGGCGAGGTTCGCGCAGAGATCGCCCGCCAGGGAAAGCGACAATCGGACATTTGCAGGGCAACAGGATTCTCATCTTCGCGGCTCTCGAACAAACTGCGGGGTGAAGCGCCAATGACGGTTGATGAGCTGTTCATCATCGCGGAAGCGCTCGGCGTTAGTGTGCGTTCGTTCATTCCTTCTGCGAATGAAGAACAAAGGAGAGCAGCGGCATGA
- a CDS encoding helix-turn-helix domain-containing protein encodes MSAVIDLAGEREARVAEPGGFEDVPAIMSPGQLAEVLDVSVRTLERWRVDGEGPAFQHPKLPNRFYRYFRRDVIAWLENKEPGAGTPGETDN; translated from the coding sequence ATGAGCGCCGTGATTGATCTCGCTGGCGAACGAGAGGCCCGCGTTGCGGAGCCTGGCGGGTTCGAGGACGTGCCAGCGATCATGTCTCCCGGACAGCTAGCTGAGGTGCTCGACGTGTCGGTGCGAACACTTGAACGCTGGCGAGTGGACGGTGAAGGCCCAGCCTTTCAGCATCCGAAGCTCCCGAATCGCTTCTACAGGTACTTCCGCCGCGATGTTATTGCGTGGCTGGAAAACAAAGAGCCCGGTGCTGGAACACCGGGCGAGACAGATAACTAG
- a CDS encoding helix-turn-helix domain-containing protein: MEKKGRNARNIGPMSLAIAAELRAAIARAGYNVKMLSDETRLPLSTLHKTLKGQRAIDVEDVLVICDHLGLEPGDIMNAAAQYARQNTTGGPSAALTEAVERNLGNVTVGQFGQNDPRRESVEDDMLAVASERDNNPNDEHDNYDA, translated from the coding sequence ATGGAGAAAAAGGGACGCAACGCGAGAAATATTGGGCCAATGAGTCTGGCCATTGCCGCTGAACTCCGAGCAGCAATCGCTAGGGCGGGTTACAACGTAAAAATGCTCTCCGACGAGACAAGGCTCCCTTTGTCAACACTTCACAAAACCCTCAAGGGGCAGCGGGCGATTGATGTTGAAGACGTGCTTGTCATTTGCGACCATCTGGGCCTAGAACCGGGCGACATTATGAATGCGGCTGCTCAATATGCCAGGCAAAACACGACGGGCGGGCCGAGCGCTGCTCTCACGGAGGCGGTCGAGCGCAATCTTGGAAACGTCACTGTCGGACAGTTCGGGCAGAATGATCCTAGGCGCGAAAGTGTCGAGGACGACATGCTTGCTGTTGCCTCAGAACGCGATAATAACCCCAATGACGAACACGACAACTACGACGCATAA
- a CDS encoding tyrosine-type recombinase/integrase — MARAWVEDRWTKDATVTMPDGTTQRISPTPAQLKALKSLPEHFKRSRFGQGSRWATKWREQQPDGSMKPRSKDFKLRREAEAFAAELEDDIRTGRYIDPSQRERPFRELAEAWLQSKGKIKDSTYRRYRRDLDNYVLPRWATTPIGAIKREDVDAWVQQLRDGVAKFEFSDSKHVNKKKRKSGKLSAASIDAIVGVTFGSPLRYATAQGWIGRNPIVGIELPRDEKLDDEIPYLTYEDVEKLAAAAKSLTKRADDAALVHLLCYSGPRIGEATALQVRDLDLTQGRARINRTWTVDREGKRKLGPPKTWEKRWIPLPSFLIAELTTLCENRADDDYVFQTARGEAVNDRNWYNRVWKPIRSETAAEKLRVHDMRHVAASLSIAAGADVKLVQQMLGHKDANETLNTYAHLWPSKIGEVISLVEARRKKAIAAAA; from the coding sequence ATGGCTAGGGCTTGGGTTGAGGACCGTTGGACCAAAGATGCGACGGTGACGATGCCGGATGGTACGACTCAGCGCATCAGCCCTACCCCGGCACAGTTGAAGGCGCTCAAGTCGTTGCCAGAGCATTTCAAACGGTCCAGGTTTGGTCAGGGGTCTCGGTGGGCTACGAAGTGGCGTGAGCAGCAGCCTGACGGCAGTATGAAGCCACGCTCGAAGGACTTCAAGCTACGGCGTGAGGCTGAGGCGTTCGCCGCGGAACTCGAAGACGACATCAGGACCGGGCGTTACATCGATCCGTCTCAGCGCGAGCGCCCATTCCGTGAGCTCGCCGAGGCGTGGCTGCAGTCGAAGGGCAAGATCAAGGATTCCACCTACCGCCGTTACCGCCGCGACCTCGACAACTATGTGCTCCCCCGCTGGGCGACTACCCCTATTGGTGCGATCAAGCGTGAAGACGTTGACGCGTGGGTGCAGCAGCTTCGTGACGGCGTAGCAAAGTTCGAGTTCTCTGACAGCAAGCATGTGAACAAGAAGAAACGCAAGTCAGGGAAGCTGTCGGCAGCTTCTATTGACGCGATTGTTGGCGTGACGTTCGGTTCCCCGCTTCGCTACGCCACTGCGCAGGGTTGGATAGGACGAAACCCCATCGTCGGTATCGAGCTACCGCGGGATGAGAAGCTTGATGATGAGATCCCGTACCTGACGTACGAGGACGTTGAGAAGCTCGCTGCCGCTGCCAAGAGCCTCACAAAGCGTGCTGACGATGCAGCACTCGTGCATCTGCTCTGCTATTCAGGCCCTCGCATTGGGGAAGCGACCGCGCTACAGGTGCGTGACCTCGATCTCACCCAAGGTCGTGCTCGCATTAATCGGACCTGGACAGTGGACCGTGAAGGGAAGCGGAAGCTCGGCCCGCCGAAGACGTGGGAGAAGCGTTGGATACCGTTGCCGTCGTTCCTCATCGCCGAGCTCACGACGCTGTGTGAGAACAGGGCAGATGATGACTACGTGTTCCAAACGGCGCGAGGTGAGGCGGTCAATGATCGCAACTGGTACAACCGGGTATGGAAGCCGATTCGCTCGGAGACCGCAGCCGAGAAGTTGAGGGTTCACGACATGCGGCACGTCGCAGCATCGCTCTCAATTGCCGCAGGTGCCGATGTGAAGCTGGTTCAGCAGATGCTGGGACACAAGGACGCAAACGAGACTTTGAACACGTACGCGCACTTGTGGCCGTCGAAGATCGGCGAAGTGATTTCGCTCGTGGAGGCTCGCCGCAAGAAAGCGATCGCTGCGGCTGCGTGA
- a CDS encoding ImmA/IrrE family metallo-endopeptidase: MQLLFDYAEALGLTVEFAPLRDRNGEYRHDLKRIRLREGMPERLARWTLAHELGHAVFGDELSMFGPANAKMERRADEWAALLLIDVDIYREVEMLRDGHAPSMASDLNVAERCVIVFQGLMERIGDAVYLEPKMGVGQWSRRIEVA; the protein is encoded by the coding sequence ATGCAGCTTCTCTTTGACTACGCTGAAGCGCTCGGATTGACCGTCGAGTTTGCGCCGCTGCGTGACCGTAACGGTGAGTATCGGCATGATCTGAAGCGCATTCGCCTACGTGAAGGCATGCCAGAACGTCTCGCACGCTGGACTCTCGCGCACGAACTCGGACACGCGGTATTTGGTGACGAACTAAGCATGTTTGGTCCGGCAAACGCCAAGATGGAGCGCCGCGCCGACGAATGGGCAGCACTCCTGCTGATAGATGTTGACATCTACAGGGAAGTCGAGATGCTGCGAGATGGTCATGCACCATCGATGGCGTCTGACCTTAACGTAGCGGAACGATGCGTGATCGTGTTTCAGGGACTCATGGAGCGCATCGGTGATGCGGTGTATCTCGAACCGAAGATGGGTGTCGGCCAATGGTCACGACGTATTGAGGTGGCTTAA
- a CDS encoding DUF732 domain-containing protein, whose protein sequence is MTNTTTTTHNQRGVRRMKLKAYVGAVCAALLLAMPLAACSGPSGEISEETYIKQVKDIDSFPDATSDQIIYLGKDLCSSLREESGAAGRKKMLEEFVAGIAESSGSTSDAEKFVEYSTAKFCPEFK, encoded by the coding sequence ATGACGAACACGACAACTACGACGCATAATCAACGAGGAGTGAGAAGAATGAAGTTGAAGGCGTACGTTGGCGCAGTTTGTGCCGCTCTTCTATTGGCGATGCCGCTTGCGGCCTGCTCGGGTCCATCTGGGGAGATAAGCGAGGAGACCTATATCAAGCAAGTCAAAGATATCGACTCGTTCCCCGATGCAACTAGCGATCAGATCATCTACCTTGGGAAGGATCTTTGTTCGTCCTTGAGGGAAGAGTCAGGCGCTGCTGGACGAAAGAAGATGTTGGAAGAGTTTGTTGCAGGCATCGCTGAATCGAGTGGTTCCACCAGCGATGCAGAAAAGTTTGTTGAATATTCGACCGCAAAGTTTTGTCCAGAGTTCAAGTAA
- a CDS encoding helix-turn-helix domain-containing protein, which produces MGAAVDKIRALLEIPKGVLAERVDIDPGYLTKLLNGSRQPSPPVLRRIASALGVSVESISYPNGAAK; this is translated from the coding sequence ATGGGTGCCGCCGTTGACAAGATTCGTGCGCTTCTAGAAATACCGAAAGGTGTGCTCGCTGAGCGGGTCGATATTGACCCGGGCTATCTCACAAAGCTGTTGAACGGTTCGCGTCAGCCATCGCCACCAGTCTTGCGGCGAATAGCGTCCGCGCTGGGTGTGAGCGTCGAGTCCATTTCCTACCCGAACGGAGCAGCAAAGTGA